In Malus sylvestris chromosome 15, drMalSylv7.2, whole genome shotgun sequence, a single genomic region encodes these proteins:
- the LOC126603393 gene encoding uncharacterized protein LOC126603393, whose amino-acid sequence MAELKLSESRDLTRIERIGAHSHIRGLGLDSALEARDVSQGMVGQTSARKAAGVILQMIKEGKIAGRAVLLAGQPGTGKTAIAMGMAKSLGLETPFAMLAGSELFSLEMSKTEALMQAFRKAIGVRIKEETEIIEGEVVEVQIDRPAVAGAASKTGKLTLKTTEMETVYDLGAKMIEALGKEKVQSGDVIAIDKASGKITKLGRSFSRSRDYDAMGPQVKFMKCPDGELQKRKEVVHCVTLHEIDVINSRTQGFLALFTGDTGEIRSEVREQIDTKVAEWREEGKAEIVPGVLFIDEVHMLDIECFSFLNRALENEMAPILVVATNRGITTIRGTNYKSPHGIPIDLLDRLLIITTQPYTEDEISKILNIRCQEEEVEMSEEAKHLLTKIGVDASLRYAIHLITASALACQKRKGNIVEMEDINRVYHLFLDVKRSTQYLMEYQSQYMFSEEGDDDVTNAMQS is encoded by the exons ATGGCGGAGCTCAAGCTCTCAGAGAGTCGAGACCTGACCCGAATAGAGCGCATAGGCGCACACTCCCACATCCGCGGCCTCGGCCTCGATTCTGCCCTAGAAGCCCGCGACGTCTCCCAAGGCATGGTGGGCCAGACTTCCGCCCGAAAGGCCGCCGGCGTCATTCTCCAGATGATCAAGGAAGGAAAAATCGCGGGTCGGGCTGTTCTTCTGGCGGGTCAGCCCGGAACCGGCAAGACCGCCATCGCCATGGGCATGGCGAAGTCGCTCGGCCTCGAAACCCCGTTCGCGATGTTGGCCGGAAGCGAGCTCTTTTCTCTGGAGATGTCGAAGACCGAAGCCCTAATGCAAGCTTTTAGGAAAGCCATTGGGGTTAGAATCAAGGAAGAGACTGAGATCATCGAGGGCGAGGTCGTGGAGGTTCAAATTGACCGGCCTGCGGTGGCCGGAGCAGCTTCGAAGACGGGGAAATTGACGCTGAAGACGACGGAGATGGAGACCGTGTACGACTTGGGCGCCAAGATGATTGAGGCTTTGGGGAAGGAGAAGGTGCAAAGTGGGGATGTGATTGCCATTGATAAAGCTTCTGGGAAGATTACTAAGCTTGGTAGGTCATTTTCGAGGTCGAGGGACTACGATGCTATGGGACCGCAGGTCAAGTTTATGAAGTGCCCGGACGGGGAGTTGCAGAAGCGCAAGGAGGTCGTGCATTGTGTCACACTTCATGAGATTGATGTCATCAACAGCAG AACACAGGGATTTCTGGCTCTCTTTACGGGTGATACTGGTGAAATCCGCTCAGAAGTGAGAGAACAAATTGACACAAAGGTAGCAGAGTGGAGGGAGGAAGGGAAGGCAGAAATTGTACCAGGTGTTCTCTTTATTGATGAGGTGCACATGCTTGACATTGAGtgcttttcatttttgaatcgaGCATTGGAGAATGAGATGGCTCCCATATTAGTTGTTGCTACCAACAGAGGAATCACTACAATCAGAGGCACAAATTATAAATCCCCCCATGGAATTCCTATTGATCTCCTTGATCGACTGCTTATCATCACCACCCAGCCTTACACAGAGGATGAAATTAGTAAGATTCTGAACATCAGAtgccaagaagaagaagtcgaGATGTCCGAAGAAGCAAAGCATTTGTTGACCAAGATTGGTGTTGATGCATCCTTGAGATATGCTATACATCTCATAACAGCTTCTGCGTTGGCATGCCAAAAGCGAAAGGGAAATATTGTGGAGATGGAGGATATTAACCGAGTTTACCATCTGTTTTTGGATGTGAAGAGATCAACACAATACTTGATGGAGTATCAGAGTCAGTACATGTTCAGCGAGGAAGGTGACGACGATGTTACCAATGCCATGCAATCTTGA